From a single Bacteroidia bacterium genomic region:
- a CDS encoding Ig-like domain-containing protein, whose product MRHYSILLSLFVLLGCTSQPSAPQTVVSDDIERFWTAYDKIISTQDTTQQLEYLSQLYLEPGSPGLKALMERRGYTAQDYLEAIRNYPSFWASVRKNTLRSKEFADEIEAQIAQLKTIYPQLKPAKVYFTMGALMTGGTTLDSLVLIGSEIAMADSSVVTDEFPDWLGQNLRRYFDTNPIHDVALLNIHEYVHTQQNTYGYDLLSQSLFEGVAEFVSTKAIEKPSSAPAVNYGKNHEERVKQRFVKEMFSPNWDDWLYNNFENEFKVRDLGYFAGYAICEKYYEDAADKQQAIREMIELDFGNQEAVENFVQKTGYFSESLGKLKQDFTSNRPEVVGIRPIANGAQNVDPTITEITVEFSVPMSKRFRGFEYGPLGEDHVLGVQAFNGFSEDGKTATFTVKMEPGQHYQLELSPRFRTEDGSPLEPYLIDIQTKK is encoded by the coding sequence ATGCGCCACTATTCAATTCTTCTCTCTCTTTTTGTCCTCCTGGGCTGTACCAGCCAGCCTTCTGCGCCGCAGACGGTTGTCTCCGATGATATCGAACGATTCTGGACGGCCTATGACAAAATCATTTCCACTCAGGATACCACCCAACAACTCGAATACCTCTCCCAACTCTACCTCGAACCTGGTTCGCCCGGGTTAAAAGCGCTTATGGAGCGCCGGGGTTATACCGCGCAGGACTATCTGGAAGCTATCAGAAATTATCCTTCCTTCTGGGCTTCTGTCAGGAAAAATACGCTCCGCTCAAAAGAATTTGCGGATGAAATCGAAGCCCAAATCGCCCAACTCAAAACCATTTACCCACAACTCAAACCTGCCAAAGTTTATTTTACAATGGGTGCACTTATGACGGGCGGAACCACCCTCGACAGCCTCGTTCTCATCGGCAGCGAAATCGCTATGGCCGATAGTTCTGTCGTAACCGACGAATTCCCCGACTGGCTGGGACAAAACCTCCGCCGGTATTTTGACACTAACCCCATCCATGACGTAGCGCTGCTCAATATCCATGAATACGTCCACACACAGCAGAATACCTACGGATATGACCTCCTTTCCCAGAGTTTGTTTGAAGGGGTAGCAGAATTTGTATCCACAAAAGCCATAGAAAAACCCTCTTCCGCCCCCGCTGTCAACTATGGCAAAAACCATGAAGAACGCGTCAAACAGCGGTTTGTAAAAGAGATGTTTAGCCCCAACTGGGATGACTGGCTGTACAACAATTTTGAAAACGAATTTAAGGTCAGAGATCTGGGGTATTTTGCCGGATACGCCATCTGCGAAAAGTACTATGAAGACGCGGCAGACAAACAGCAGGCGATCCGGGAAATGATTGAGCTGGACTTCGGGAATCAGGAAGCGGTGGAAAATTTTGTTCAGAAGACCGGTTATTTCTCCGAATCGCTGGGTAAGTTAAAGCAGGATTTCACCAGCAACCGCCCGGAAGTCGTAGGTATCCGACCAATTGCTAACGGTGCACAAAACGTTGACCCCACCATCACGGAGATCACCGTTGAATTTTCCGTCCCTATGAGCAAACGCTTCCGTGGATTTGAATACGGCCCACTCGGCGAAGACCATGTGCTGGGTGTACAGGCGTTTAACGGTTTTTCGGAAGACGGTAAAACCGCCACATTTACTGTAAAAATGGAGCCGGGCCAACACTACCAGCTGGAGTTATCGCCCCGGTTCCGGACAGAAGATGGAAGTCCGCTTGAGCCGTATCTGATAGATATTCAGACAAAAAAATAA
- a CDS encoding CHAT domain-containing tetratricopeptide repeat protein, which produces MRNFFSGKWPLLYLPVLLLLTGQVSDQSANTARGLLHASQKSWADGNFDQALSLSLQAQKQATTEADTFSLIVAMRQIGKYYARNGYTTQAIATLDSVIAFANWIGPLHHEIFLARGERADIAARLGEFDSCISQYQVILNDCKALPPDDTLRPILFQWGGQAYSYVEAYDSALHYCHLSLDLLKKLYPSGNRLDIAYVENALGIIYSNIDRQDESAQHYQRAAEILTRMLRPGHPHVLQVRSNAAVQYQSMGQPWKAVEQFQKNLPYIDSVKPAIKYATLFNYAGALNSVGDCYESLKYLDQAESIIREWPDLQPDGLNRIYYARSAALQGLSRYQEALRYIHLSIEADVAVFGQDNSQLVQDYSRLGMIYFLMGNFAEAITAQKKAIRIADIHLEPFSMRKAWAWESMGEAQLNAKKYEDALLSLHTAEKIYISGGTQWNLVDTYRQMAVTWLCKGNADSSISYFERAWNIAMPDLPFQLSPDSQTYSMWRNPLLPALFEEMADWNDSLYRRSGVFDYQLAQLACLEARIAVTDSQRYYYESSESRLTQAADQRRILEKALSVCNDLYMETGAEVYIKKAFQLAEQGKSDQLRAHIQTRQALRFSGVPDSLLKQEQEYRQQLASMNISQEEEETASLQVVQNREAYYRVSREYRNFLRKLEKQHPGYYRLKYPSPLSPDEFAANIPDTQATYSYFQEGKKLFVFRFFGGKWYMTLYTDPNIDETLREWLTFIRSLPSDHAGTIAEKGQSLTQILLPGLSSEIKDLLIIPDGKLGYLPFETLLQKNIGSKHDDEYREWAFLARTFTFRYINNAGIWLQYAEASEYPAPYLGFAPAFGEDLYAGTRSMPGALRYNQTEVTQVASLLNGQALTDTYANESTVKNLGTDPHILHFATHAMADDNNPMSSKLFFGQPVDSAEDNILYVWEIFGLDLNSPLTVLSACQTGDGPLQRGEGIMSLARAFQYSGSRNVLTTLWQTDDQAGAEITTSFFQGIAKGIFLEYALKQAKTNWLDKSDNYHCHPYFWAGYVLIGNGGNVNIKSSGFGANWLVYAGILLSATFIILIFRKKMLPPTSR; this is translated from the coding sequence ATGCGAAATTTTTTTTCAGGGAAATGGCCACTGCTTTATCTTCCGGTTTTATTACTCCTTACCGGGCAGGTGTCGGATCAAAGTGCAAATACTGCCAGAGGCCTGCTCCACGCTTCGCAAAAAAGCTGGGCAGATGGCAATTTTGACCAGGCACTTTCTTTGAGTTTACAGGCACAAAAACAGGCAACTACAGAAGCTGACACCTTTTCGCTGATTGTGGCCATGCGGCAGATCGGGAAATATTATGCGAGAAATGGGTACACTACGCAGGCCATCGCCACGCTCGACAGTGTGATTGCTTTCGCAAATTGGATCGGGCCTCTGCATCACGAAATTTTCCTGGCGCGCGGCGAACGCGCCGATATAGCAGCCCGTCTCGGAGAATTTGACAGTTGTATAAGTCAATATCAGGTTATTCTCAATGACTGCAAGGCACTTCCTCCTGATGACACCCTGCGCCCCATACTATTTCAATGGGGAGGCCAGGCATATTCGTATGTTGAAGCGTATGATTCTGCGCTGCATTACTGCCACCTTTCGCTGGATTTGCTAAAAAAGCTCTACCCATCCGGCAACCGGCTTGATATTGCCTATGTGGAGAATGCATTGGGAATTATTTACTCCAATATTGACAGACAGGATGAATCCGCGCAGCATTATCAGCGTGCTGCGGAAATTCTTACCCGGATGTTGCGACCGGGACATCCACATGTGCTTCAGGTACGCAGCAATGCTGCCGTTCAGTACCAATCGATGGGGCAACCCTGGAAAGCGGTAGAGCAATTTCAGAAAAATCTCCCCTATATCGATAGCGTAAAACCCGCCATTAAATACGCCACCCTGTTTAACTATGCAGGAGCATTAAATTCGGTAGGCGACTGCTATGAGTCGCTGAAATATCTTGACCAGGCGGAATCAATTATCCGAGAATGGCCCGACCTTCAGCCCGACGGGCTCAACCGCATTTATTATGCACGTAGTGCCGCATTACAAGGGCTGAGCAGATATCAGGAAGCCCTGCGGTACATTCACCTGTCCATAGAAGCCGATGTCGCAGTATTTGGGCAGGACAATTCCCAGTTGGTACAGGATTACAGCCGGCTGGGTATGATCTATTTTCTGATGGGAAATTTCGCCGAAGCGATAACTGCGCAAAAAAAAGCCATTCGCATTGCAGACATTCACCTCGAACCCTTCTCCATGCGCAAAGCCTGGGCATGGGAGTCGATGGGAGAGGCGCAGTTGAATGCAAAAAAATATGAGGACGCACTACTGAGCCTGCATACTGCCGAAAAAATTTATATCTCCGGAGGAACGCAGTGGAATCTTGTCGACACCTATCGGCAGATGGCCGTAACCTGGCTTTGTAAAGGGAATGCAGATTCCAGTATTTCATACTTTGAAAGAGCCTGGAACATCGCCATGCCCGACCTGCCTTTTCAGTTGTCTCCCGATTCGCAGACATACAGTATGTGGAGGAATCCGCTTCTGCCAGCACTGTTTGAAGAAATGGCCGATTGGAATGATTCGCTTTACCGTCGATCTGGTGTGTTTGACTACCAACTCGCTCAACTGGCCTGTCTGGAAGCCCGGATTGCCGTGACCGACAGCCAGCGTTATTATTATGAATCGTCTGAATCACGGCTGACCCAGGCCGCCGACCAGCGCAGGATTTTGGAAAAGGCCCTTTCGGTCTGTAATGATCTGTACATGGAAACGGGAGCGGAAGTCTATATAAAGAAGGCTTTCCAACTGGCAGAACAGGGGAAATCGGATCAGCTACGCGCGCATATCCAAACCAGACAGGCCCTGCGTTTTTCGGGAGTACCAGACTCCCTTTTGAAACAGGAACAGGAATACCGGCAGCAGCTTGCTTCAATGAATATTTCTCAGGAGGAAGAGGAGACCGCCAGCCTTCAGGTTGTCCAAAACCGTGAAGCCTATTACCGCGTCAGCCGTGAGTATCGCAATTTTCTCCGAAAATTGGAAAAACAACACCCCGGTTACTACCGCCTCAAATATCCATCGCCGCTTTCCCCTGACGAATTCGCTGCAAATATCCCAGATACTCAGGCCACTTACAGTTATTTTCAGGAGGGTAAAAAGCTGTTTGTCTTCCGGTTTTTTGGAGGTAAATGGTATATGACGCTTTATACTGACCCCAATATAGACGAAACGCTCCGGGAATGGCTCACTTTTATCCGGTCGCTTCCGTCCGACCATGCCGGGACCATCGCTGAAAAAGGACAATCTCTCACCCAAATCCTTCTGCCCGGGCTCTCTTCAGAAATAAAAGACCTCCTGATCATTCCCGACGGGAAGTTGGGTTATCTTCCGTTTGAAACACTCTTGCAGAAAAACATCGGGAGTAAACATGATGACGAATACAGGGAATGGGCTTTTCTCGCCCGCACTTTTACTTTCCGGTATATCAACAATGCGGGAATCTGGCTTCAATATGCCGAAGCCTCCGAATATCCGGCTCCATATCTGGGGTTTGCGCCTGCTTTTGGTGAAGACCTTTATGCCGGTACAAGGAGTATGCCCGGTGCACTGCGATATAATCAGACCGAAGTAACACAGGTAGCCAGCCTGCTAAATGGCCAGGCACTGACAGATACCTACGCAAACGAATCAACCGTAAAAAATCTGGGCACGGATCCGCATATTCTACACTTTGCCACACATGCCATGGCCGATGACAACAACCCTATGTCCTCAAAACTCTTCTTCGGGCAGCCGGTTGACAGCGCAGAAGACAATATCCTCTATGTTTGGGAAATATTTGGATTAGACCTCAACAGCCCGCTTACCGTGCTCAGTGCCTGCCAGACAGGCGACGGCCCTTTGCAAAGAGGAGAAGGAATCATGAGCCTGGCACGGGCATTTCAATATAGCGGCAGCAGAAATGTACTCACCACCCTTTGGCAAACCGACGATCAGGCTGGTGCAGAAATTACCACCTCCTTTTTTCAGGGGATCGCTAAAGGTATATTTTTGGAATATGCACTAAAGCAGGCAAAAACGAATTGGCTGGACAAATCAGACAACTACCACTGCCACCCCTATTTCTGGGCGGGATATGTGCTCATCGGAAATGGCGGAAACGTAAACATAAAGAGCAGCGGGTTTGGGGCGAATTGGTTGGTTTATGCGGGCATACTGTTGTCTGCCACATTTATAATCCTGATATTCAGGAAAAAGATGCTTCCCCCAACCAGTCGTTAG
- a CDS encoding T9SS type A sorting domain-containing protein, whose translation MNHIASFLFAALCLVKLIVAQPGSLDQTFGNAGRLTTDFYGRNDMANALKILPDGRILAAGYTSTTNFSDTDFAFAMYLPDGSLDPGFGTGGLNQTSIGGFDEIKALAVQPDGKILAAGTRKTGANLDFAIARYMPNASLDNEFGTFFGVTTTNLGTNQDKLAAIALQPDGKILAAGGVGSGDDANFVLVRYTSSGLPDSTFGTNGIAITDFDDKYETAYAMAIQSDRKIVVVGRGYHLLPPYDEAFAVARYMPDGTLDASFGTGGKQTIRFTGFVEWANAVAVLPSGKIVVAGHAHYLGLLSFAIARMNPDGSMDPTFGTNGRAIFSLGSWSHNAGLVVLPDGKYIMGGFGAAGEFSLVRINTNGQLDSTFTDGVPNNGGMVLTSFGSDFSQINALAVQADGKVVAAGGAGNNFALARYITDSNVGIDRNQFEVGSVKVYPNPVKEQAVLTFSLREPQRVEVSLFDSQGRRISIYEKQSYPAGKHEMNLHFPTELTDGLYIVQIITGSGQTFLKVWK comes from the coding sequence ATGAACCATATAGCTTCTTTTCTTTTTGCTGCATTGTGTTTGGTAAAACTCATTGTAGCCCAGCCCGGCAGTCTTGATCAGACTTTTGGAAACGCCGGTAGGTTGACAACCGATTTTTACGGCAGAAATGACATGGCAAATGCTCTGAAGATCCTGCCTGATGGACGCATACTGGCTGCAGGTTATACGAGCACTACCAATTTCTCTGATACTGATTTCGCTTTCGCCATGTATCTCCCCGATGGAAGTCTCGATCCTGGTTTTGGTACGGGCGGACTTAACCAGACCAGCATCGGAGGATTTGATGAAATCAAGGCACTTGCCGTACAACCTGATGGGAAAATCCTCGCTGCAGGTACGCGAAAAACCGGCGCTAATTTAGATTTTGCTATTGCACGATATATGCCCAATGCTTCACTTGATAATGAATTTGGGACGTTCTTCGGGGTAACAACCACTAATCTGGGAACCAATCAGGATAAACTGGCGGCAATCGCGCTTCAACCCGATGGAAAGATTTTAGCTGCGGGCGGAGTAGGATCTGGAGATGATGCCAATTTTGTTCTGGTGCGTTACACTTCTTCGGGCCTCCCGGATTCTACTTTTGGTACAAATGGAATTGCGATCACCGATTTTGACGATAAGTATGAAACTGCTTATGCTATGGCAATTCAGTCTGACCGGAAAATCGTTGTGGTTGGCCGTGGCTATCATCTTCTCCCTCCTTATGACGAAGCCTTTGCCGTGGCAAGATATATGCCCGACGGTACATTGGATGCAAGTTTTGGCACTGGCGGAAAACAGACCATCCGGTTTACAGGGTTTGTGGAATGGGCAAATGCAGTAGCTGTATTACCCAGCGGGAAAATCGTTGTTGCTGGACATGCTCATTATCTGGGGCTGCTAAGTTTTGCCATCGCCCGTATGAATCCCGACGGCAGTATGGATCCCACATTTGGAACTAATGGAAGGGCAATATTTAGTCTGGGAAGCTGGTCTCATAACGCGGGTCTTGTCGTGCTTCCCGATGGGAAATACATCATGGGTGGCTTTGGTGCGGCAGGTGAGTTTTCTCTTGTCAGGATTAACACGAATGGCCAACTCGACAGCACATTTACCGATGGCGTACCGAATAATGGAGGGATGGTACTCACATCTTTTGGTTCTGATTTTTCCCAGATCAATGCTCTGGCAGTGCAGGCAGATGGGAAAGTAGTAGCGGCAGGCGGAGCAGGAAATAACTTTGCACTTGCGCGGTATATCACCGACAGCAATGTGGGCATTGATCGCAATCAATTTGAGGTAGGCTCTGTAAAAGTATATCCCAACCCTGTGAAAGAGCAGGCTGTGCTTACTTTTTCGTTGCGTGAACCACAGAGGGTGGAGGTAAGTTTGTTTGATAGTCAGGGAAGGCGGATTTCCATTTATGAGAAACAATCATATCCGGCAGGAAAACACGAGATGAATCTTCATTTCCCGACAGAATTGACCGATGGGCTATATATCGTACAAATCATAACGGGATCGGGACAAACCTTTTTGAAAGTATGGAAATAA
- a CDS encoding serine hydrolase: MKSSLSLLLIVFLSVRIFAQTGIDVPEMSNCDNLVTTFLNQFNIPGATFAMAKNGKLVYMRAFGDANLAKTEDTQPYHMFRIASVSKPITAIAVMKLVQEGKLGLSDKAFGTGGRLASHPYLSTVTYSDARINDITIKQLLEHTGGWNRDVDCVPFPNPPYSWSINNCDPIGFPLYVTQKYGETNPVREEVLIRFLMENGLDFTPGTQYAYSNIGYLVLGEIIESVTGKSYEDYLKDEILTPLGIYDMYIGHNLLKDKREREAEYFGNGYTAPSVYNTGQNVPWEYGGWNLEAMDAHGGWIATARDLVRLLVAIDGFTTKPDILNAASINTMTTPSSVNANYAKGWQVNTFNNWWHTGALDGTASIWVRSSGGYTWAVILNKRIIDGTSNAFWSGLDNLPWSCIGQTTTWPIHDLFDFPSQNGKDFVFTSLGTTSLKVSWTNGNGSKRILVAREEGRVNAFPLDGEDYTANATFGQGTDLGNGCFVLYNGPGSDEIITGLTEGKKYHFRLFDYNKSPNTGNHALYQLANSPQDSATTATNTSIEDLADLGIRFYPNPFSENVHISLPSTQVCTHIELHNMQGQLVKRVKITGTEQDIYTGDLPSQIYMISFFGEEGYLGSERLLKQ, encoded by the coding sequence ATGAAGTCCAGCCTTTCGCTTTTACTGATCGTTTTTCTGAGTGTCCGGATTTTTGCTCAGACAGGGATTGACGTTCCCGAAATGTCTAACTGCGACAATCTAGTCACTACGTTTCTCAACCAGTTCAACATTCCCGGCGCTACGTTTGCCATGGCAAAAAACGGCAAACTCGTTTATATGCGCGCATTCGGTGATGCCAATCTGGCCAAAACCGAAGACACCCAGCCGTACCACATGTTCCGCATCGCCAGCGTCTCAAAGCCTATTACTGCCATTGCAGTGATGAAGCTGGTACAGGAAGGAAAACTCGGTCTAAGTGATAAGGCGTTTGGAACAGGCGGGCGGCTCGCCAGCCATCCTTACCTCAGCACCGTAACCTACAGCGATGCCCGGATCAATGATATTACGATTAAACAATTACTGGAGCATACCGGAGGCTGGAACCGCGATGTTGACTGCGTGCCGTTTCCCAATCCGCCCTATTCCTGGTCGATCAATAATTGCGACCCGATTGGCTTTCCACTATATGTAACCCAGAAGTATGGCGAAACCAACCCAGTAAGAGAAGAAGTTCTTATACGCTTTCTGATGGAAAACGGGCTGGATTTTACCCCCGGAACCCAATACGCCTATTCCAATATCGGCTATCTTGTCCTCGGGGAAATTATCGAATCCGTAACCGGCAAGTCCTATGAAGACTATCTAAAAGATGAGATCCTCACCCCACTGGGCATTTACGATATGTACATCGGTCATAATCTGCTCAAAGACAAAAGAGAGCGCGAAGCCGAATATTTTGGAAATGGTTATACCGCCCCCAGTGTTTATAATACCGGGCAGAATGTGCCATGGGAATACGGAGGCTGGAATCTCGAAGCCATGGATGCCCACGGTGGCTGGATCGCAACCGCCCGCGACCTGGTGCGCCTTCTGGTTGCCATTGACGGATTTACTACCAAACCCGATATTCTGAATGCTGCCTCCATTAACACCATGACTACCCCATCCTCTGTAAACGCCAACTACGCCAAAGGCTGGCAGGTCAACACGTTCAACAACTGGTGGCATACAGGGGCGCTGGATGGAACAGCCAGTATCTGGGTACGGAGCAGTGGGGGGTATACGTGGGCGGTGATTCTTAACAAACGCATCATCGATGGCACTTCCAATGCATTCTGGTCGGGACTCGACAACCTGCCCTGGAGCTGTATCGGACAGACCACTACCTGGCCTATCCACGACCTGTTTGATTTCCCTTCACAGAACGGCAAAGACTTCGTTTTTACCAGCCTGGGTACGACATCCTTGAAAGTCAGCTGGACCAATGGAAACGGCAGCAAACGGATTCTGGTCGCAAGAGAAGAAGGCAGGGTAAATGCTTTCCCGCTTGACGGCGAAGACTATACCGCAAATGCAACTTTCGGGCAGGGAACCGACCTCGGTAATGGCTGTTTTGTGCTCTACAATGGTCCCGGGTCGGATGAAATCATTACCGGTCTGACCGAAGGCAAAAAATACCACTTCCGCCTGTTTGACTACAACAAAAGCCCTAACACCGGCAACCATGCCCTTTATCAACTGGCAAACTCACCACAGGACAGTGCTACCACAGCAACCAATACCAGCATCGAAGACCTCGCCGACCTGGGGATTCGCTTTTACCCCAATCCTTTCAGCGAAAACGTGCACATCAGCCTCCCATCAACCCAGGTTTGCACCCATATCGAACTCCACAATATGCAGGGACAACTCGTGAAGAGAGTCAAAATAACTGGTACAGAACAGGACATTTACACCGGCGATCTGCCTTCGCAGATTTACATGATTTCCTTCTTCGGAGAAGAAGGCTACCTCGGCAGCGAGCGGCTGCTAAAACAGTAA
- a CDS encoding T9SS type A sorting domain-containing protein, with translation MHFVKLTKQRTFASLLFVLFSYFTSFGQTSTVTFTSNNPALGQSGGYTYCTAEGWIVKSNNYCGQVVSPAFTSNMNSSYIMFLGVSPSFTGRTTVYPMTAGNYVLYTASGGATPEAMLEFIIRSLNNTTYPVDITSVEIYHEHGSDMEFTFTGGSTYRGTDLGSKVVTVPSGVATSVSLSGSGFYGFNTIRIIPASNIIFGTNAFTFTDLDTGLPVEWAYFEASQDNASIHLAWATQQESNTDYFDIQRKAPGDDTFLSIGTLDAAGNSNEIRSYQFVDHLVPSGSLHYRIRQVDIDGKESFSKVEEILANPAISFTPNPTNGMIDINASGQSWSGRLLNLHGKIIREIPYNQSQLNISDLPAGIYLIDMRNNEGQTFTKKIVKN, from the coding sequence ATGCACTTCGTAAAACTGACTAAACAACGCACCTTCGCATCCCTGCTCTTTGTACTTTTTTCTTATTTTACCTCCTTCGGCCAGACTTCTACTGTTACGTTTACCTCTAACAACCCTGCACTCGGGCAGTCAGGCGGCTATACTTACTGTACTGCCGAAGGGTGGATTGTAAAATCCAATAACTACTGCGGGCAGGTCGTTTCGCCTGCGTTTACTTCTAACATGAATAGTTCCTACATTATGTTTCTGGGGGTTAGCCCAAGCTTTACCGGTCGTACAACGGTTTATCCCATGACTGCCGGAAATTATGTGTTATACACGGCCTCCGGCGGTGCTACCCCTGAGGCAATGCTTGAGTTTATTATAAGGTCGTTAAATAATACCACTTACCCTGTGGATATAACCAGCGTGGAGATTTACCATGAGCATGGTAGTGATATGGAGTTCACTTTTACTGGTGGTTCCACCTACCGGGGAACTGATTTGGGCAGTAAAGTCGTAACTGTGCCGAGTGGGGTTGCAACAAGTGTCAGCCTGAGTGGAAGTGGGTTTTATGGTTTTAATACTATCAGAATTATTCCTGCTTCAAACATAATTTTTGGTACCAATGCCTTTACATTTACCGATTTAGATACAGGACTTCCAGTTGAATGGGCGTATTTTGAGGCATCTCAGGATAATGCGTCCATCCATTTAGCCTGGGCTACGCAACAGGAAAGCAATACCGATTATTTCGATATTCAGAGGAAAGCTCCCGGCGATGATACGTTCCTTAGCATAGGTACACTGGATGCAGCGGGTAATAGCAATGAAATAAGATCATATCAATTTGTTGATCATTTAGTACCTTCCGGTTCTCTACACTATCGGATCAGACAGGTTGATATTGATGGTAAAGAATCATTTTCCAAGGTTGAAGAAATACTTGCCAATCCGGCTATCTCATTTACGCCTAATCCAACAAATGGCATGATTGATATTAACGCGTCTGGTCAGTCATGGTCTGGTCGCTTACTCAATCTTCATGGAAAGATCATAAGGGAAATCCCATACAATCAATCACAACTGAATATTTCGGATTTACCCGCCGGCATTTACCTCATTGATATGCGGAATAATGAGGGCCAAACATTCACAAAAAAGATTGTAAAGAATTAA